The window GCCTCGTGCTTGAAGCGGGGGCAAAGACCGGCGGAATTCATCCTGCCCTAAAAATGGCATCCCGTTTCGTTTCCCTCTTAATAAAAAGGAACATGTTCCGTCATATCGATTCGGTAATAAAAGAAGCAGAAAAACTATTGGATAAAGAACGGGGCGTACTTCGTGTTTTTGCCGAATCGGCCTTCCCGCTTGACGGCGAGACGGAAAAGCGCATTAGCGAAGAAGTCAGGCACAGCACAGGGGCAAAAGAAATACGCCTTGAAAAGAGTATCAATCCCGGACTCATTGGCGGGTACAGGCTGCGCATAGGGGACGAAATCATCGACGCCTCCATACGCTTACAGCTCAAGCTTATGGCCAACGATCTGGCCGCTGGAGGAAGCTAATGGCGAATTACGGAGACCTCACCAAGGTCCTGCAGGAACAAATAGAACACTGGGAAGGGCGCGCCTCTTCCGAATCCACAGGCTTCGTGGTGGAGGTAGGCGACTCGGTTGCCACCGTCTACGGCCTTACAAAAGCCATCTATGGCGAGCTTGTGGAATTCGCGTCCGGCGCTACAGGCATTGCCTTGAACCTTGAAGAAGACGGCGTGGGCGTTGTGCTCCTCTCGGGGGAAGACGGGGTCAAAGATGGCGAGGAAGTAAAAGGTTCCGGACGGGTAGTATCAGTGCCGTCGGGTTTGTCCCTCATGGGGCGGGTTGTGAATCCCCTGGGTGCCCCTGTGGACGGTAAAGGCCCGATACAGGCTGAAGAATGGCTCCCCGTGGAGTCCCCTGCGGCGCCGGTCATTGCCAGGGGCAGTGTTGACACTCCCATGCAGTCAGGTTCCCTTTCAGTGGACGCCATGATCCCTATAGGCAGGGGCCAGCGGGAGCTCATC is drawn from Leadbettera azotonutricia ZAS-9 and contains these coding sequences:
- the atpH gene encoding ATP synthase F1 subunit delta, giving the protein MFNPERWAAAFVNSLGPDSGEGLEALKAVSAWVKKLPGAVFGSFQAEKVNSLVLEAGAKTGGIHPALKMASRFVSLLIKRNMFRHIDSVIKEAEKLLDKERGVLRVFAESAFPLDGETEKRISEEVRHSTGAKEIRLEKSINPGLIGGYRLRIGDEIIDASIRLQLKLMANDLAAGGS